Proteins encoded in a region of the Gopherus flavomarginatus isolate rGopFla2 chromosome 19, rGopFla2.mat.asm, whole genome shotgun sequence genome:
- the LOC127037407 gene encoding uncharacterized protein LOC127037407 isoform X1, translating to MTCRFYKELDAILGGDPTANPRTTMESSEQGEVGEGVEEAESEATGVEGDTLESQEACSQELFSSQEEASQSQQLELVGEEEAEERVPVSLNPPALSQPAETLQNLRRKPRKSKEDLVKAVMNQYARESKRLQDWREKMHEWRETQSRRKKLATKKSTKQLISLLARQTDCMQSLVAMQADHYRAKHSPPQALSLVPQCLLKTPFSSSLVLTTTSCPQHLYIHLRALRTTTLTLCTQPPSPCSILILKCSRHCTAIQAGHIQTSECTVQHPTPLPFYVLYFE from the exons atgacctgccgtttttacaaggagctggatgccatacttgggggtgaccccactgccaatccgaggaccacgatggagagttcagagcagggagaagtgggggagggtgtagaggaagctgagagtgaggctactggggtggagggagacaccctggaatcccaggaggcatgcagccaggagctcttctcaagccaggaggaagctagccagtcgcagcagctggaacttgttggtgaagaagaagcagaggagcgggttcctg tgtccttgaatcctccggctctatcacagcctgctgaaacactacagaacttgaggcgcaagccaaggaaaagcaaagaagatttggtgaaagcagttatgaatcagtatgccagagagagtaagaggctgcaggactggagagagaaaatgcatgagtggagggaaacacaaagcaggagaaagaaattggctaccaagaaaagcacaaagcagctgataagcctcctggcgcgccaaacggactgtatgcagtctctcgtagccatgcaggcagatcactaccgtgctaaacactcccccccccaagctctctcccttgtgccccagtgtttgctcaaaacacctttctccagcagcctggttcttaccaccaccagctgcccccaacacctgtacattcacctacgagccctgagaactacgacccttaccctctgcactcaacccccatcaccatgcagcatattaatcctgaagtgcagcaggcattgcacagcaatccaggcaggacatattcaaacctctgaatgtacagtccagcaccctacccccctgcccttttatgtactgtattttgaataa
- the LOC127037407 gene encoding uncharacterized protein LOC127037407 isoform X2 — MTCRFYKELDAILGGDPTANPRTTMESSEQGEVGEGVEEAESEATGVEGDTLESQEACSQELFSSQEEASQSQQLELVGEEEAEERVPGNTQQ, encoded by the exons atgacctgccgtttttacaaggagctggatgccatacttgggggtgaccccactgccaatccgaggaccacgatggagagttcagagcagggagaagtgggggagggtgtagaggaagctgagagtgaggctactggggtggagggagacaccctggaatcccaggaggcatgcagccaggagctcttctcaagccaggaggaagctagccagtcgcagcagctggaacttgttggtgaagaagaagcagaggagcgggttcctg gtaacacgcagcagtga